Below is a genomic region from Alphaproteobacteria bacterium.
GAGCAACTCCTCTCGGCGGTCCTCAGGCGCAGCAACTTCATGCGCCGCGACCAGGTGCTGAACGCCGCGGTCGCCGCCGGCCATCTCGATCGGCCCGCCTATGACGCCCGCACCTTCACTCTCGTCGGCGGAATCGAGCGGCAGACCAACATCGTCTGGCAGAAGGCGTGGACCTGGTCGCTCGGCGCCGAGCTCACCGCGTCGGACGAGCGCGACGTCGATCTCGCCACCGGCACGACGCGGCGGCGGACCTTCTTCATCGGTGCGCTTCCGGCCTATCTCGGCTATGACGGATCGAACGACCTGCTCGATCCCACCAGCGGCTTCCGCCTTTCCGCCCGCCTCTCGCCCGAGGCCTCGCTCCAGAACGGCGGCTTCTTCTACGCCCGAGGCCAGCTCGACGGCAGCTTCTACCTGCCGGCGACGAGCACCGTGACCATCGCTGGCCGGACCCGCCTCGGCACCATCTTCGGCGCCAGCCGCGACCGCATCGCGCCCTCGCGGCGCTATTATGCCGGCGGTGGAGGCTCGGTGCGGGGTTACACCTTCCAGGCGCTTGGGCCGCACGATCCGGTGTTCGACGATCCGATCGGCGGGCGAAGCCTGCTCGAATTCGCGCTCGAAGCCAGGATCAGGTTCGGCAATTTCGGGATCGTGCCCTTCGTGGACGCCGGCAACATCGCAGATTCCTCGCTCCCGGGCCTCGGCGACCTGCAATTCGGCGCCGGACTCGGGGTGCGCTACCACACGCGCTTCGGGCCGATCCGGGTCGACGTCGGCACCCCCATTAACCCGCGTAGCGGCGATCCCCGGCTGGCGGTCTACGTCTCGCTCGGCCAAGCCTTCTGACGATGAGCGAGATCGCCATCGAGGAAACCGAAGCGGCGCCCGAGCCGGTCCGCCGGCCGCGCTGGCGGCGTTGGCTCTCGGCGCTGGCCAAGTTCGTCACCGGTTTCCTGCTCGGCCTCACCGCTTTGTTCGCGGCGATGCTCGCCTTGCTCGACACCGGCCCCGGCCACCGCCTGATCGTCGACCGGATCGCGGCCATGACTCCCGCCTCGGGCCTGCGCGTGCGCATCGGCCGCATCGACGGCTCGATCTGGAGCGAAACCCGGCTGCGCGACGTGCGGCTCTACGATCCTGACGGCCTGTTCGCGGAATCCCCCGAGATCGAGATGGATTGGCGGCCGATCGATTTTTTCTGGAACAGCCTGCGCATCCACCGGCTGGAATCGAACCTCGTCATCCTCCACCGCCTGCCTCAGCTCGTCCCCTCGCGCGAGCCCAGGCCGATCCTGCCCAGCTACGACGTCCATGTCGGCAGGCTCGACGTCCGCCAGCTGCGCATCGGCCGCGCGGTGACCGGGCGCGAGCGCTCGGGCAGCCTCCATGGCGAGGCTGAGATCCGCAGCGGCCGCGCTCTGATCGCCCTCGATTCGGCGTTGCGCGACGGCGGCGACCGGATCCTTGTCCGGCTCGACGCCGAGCCGGATCGCAACCGCTTCGATCTCGACGCGCGGATCGACGCTCCGGCGAACTCGGTGCTCGGCGCGATGCTCGGGACCGCGCGGCCCGTCCGGCTCGTCCTCGACGGCGACGGCACTTGGGGCCGCTGGCTAGGCTCGGCCCAGCTCGACGTTTCGGGCCGCCGGACCTCGGAGATTCAGCTCAGGATGGAAACTGGCCGCTTCAGCCTGCGCGGCTGGGCAGCGCCCGCACCCTTCCTGACGGGCAAGCTGCAGCGGCTCACCGCCCCGCGCGTGCTCGTCGGCGGTAGCGGCCGTTTCGCCGACCGACGGTTCGACGGCCGCCTATCGTTGCTGTCGCCCGCGCTTCGGCTTGAAGCGCGCGGCCTCGTCGATCTCAGGCGCGGCCGCTACGAGAACGTCCAGGTCGCCGCCCAACTCCTTCGGCCTCCGGCGCTCTTCACCAATATGACCGGGCGCCAGGTCCGCGTGGCGGCCATGCTGGACGGCGCGTTCGGCAGCGCGCGCTTCGTCTATCGCTTGACCAGCCCGCACATCGCCTTCGATGAGACCGGATTCGATGACATCCGCCTCGAAGGGCGCGGCAGCCTGTCTCGTCCGCCGGTCCGCGTGCCGATCCTGGCCACCGCTCGGCGAGTCACCGGCGTCGGCGAAGTCGCCGGCGGGATCCTGGCCAACCTACGGGTTCAAGGCATCCTCGACGTCACCGCTTCTCGCCTGAGCGGCGACAATCTCATGCTCAGCTCGGACAAGCTGCGCGGCCTGCTCAGCCTGTCGGTGGACCTGCGCAGCGGCGTCTATGCGGTGACGATGGTCGGCGGAATGCGGACCTACGTCATCCCCGGCTTCGGTGTGGTCGACGTTCTGTCCGAGCTTCGCGCGGTGCCCGGGCCCGGCGGCCGCGGGACCCTGGTCACGGGGACGGCGCGGGCCTGGGTCCGGCGGCTCGACAACCGCTTTCTGGGGTGGGTGGCGGGCGGCCTGCCGCGGCTGGAGACCCAGCTGACGCGCGGCCCCGACCGGATCATCCGCTTCACCAACCTGCGCCTGGTCGCCCCCAAGCTGACGCTGACGGGAAGCGGAATCCGGCGGATCGACGGCACGTTCCAGTTCGAGGGGGCGGGGCGCCATGCCGATTACGGCCCGCTCCGGCTCGGGCTAGACGGCCGGATCGAGCGGCCGCGCCTCGCCATCCGGCTTGAGCGGCCGGTCGATTCGCTCGGCCTCGCCAACGTCCTGCTCAATCTCGAGCCCAATCCGTCGGGCTTCGCCTGGCGCGCGGAGGGCGGATCGACGCTCGGTCCGTTCAACGGCGCGGGCTCGATCCTGCTCCCGCCGGGCCAGCCGGCGATCGTCCAGGTCGCGGCGCTCAACGTTTCCGGCACGCATGCGAGTGGCGCTCTGCGCTCCGACGCCGACGGCTTCACCGGGCGGCTCGCGGTCGCGGGCGGCGGGCTGGAAGGCACCCTGCTGTTCAATCCGGTTGGCGGCAATCAGCGGATCGCCGTTGACCTCACTGCCAACGACGCGGCCTTCGTCGGCCCGCCGCCGGTCGTCATCCGGCGGGGCACGATCCGGGGAGTCGTTCTGCTCGATCCCGGCGGAACCTCGGTCGAGGGACGGATCGTCGCGCGCGGTGTCAGCCGGGGGCCGCTGTCGATCGCCAGCCTCGACGCCCAGGCGAGTCTGCGCGGCGGCACCGGCCAAGCGCGAATCCGAATCGCCGGCTCGCGCGGCCGCGATTTCTCATTCGACGCGC
It encodes:
- a CDS encoding translocation/assembly module TamB; translated protein: MSEIAIEETEAAPEPVRRPRWRRWLSALAKFVTGFLLGLTALFAAMLALLDTGPGHRLIVDRIAAMTPASGLRVRIGRIDGSIWSETRLRDVRLYDPDGLFAESPEIEMDWRPIDFFWNSLRIHRLESNLVILHRLPQLVPSREPRPILPSYDVHVGRLDVRQLRIGRAVTGRERSGSLHGEAEIRSGRALIALDSALRDGGDRILVRLDAEPDRNRFDLDARIDAPANSVLGAMLGTARPVRLVLDGDGTWGRWLGSAQLDVSGRRTSEIQLRMETGRFSLRGWAAPAPFLTGKLQRLTAPRVLVGGSGRFADRRFDGRLSLLSPALRLEARGLVDLRRGRYENVQVAAQLLRPPALFTNMTGRQVRVAAMLDGAFGSARFVYRLTSPHIAFDETGFDDIRLEGRGSLSRPPVRVPILATARRVTGVGEVAGGILANLRVQGILDVTASRLSGDNLMLSSDKLRGLLSLSVDLRSGVYAVTMVGGMRTYVIPGFGVVDVLSELRAVPGPGGRGTLVTGTARAWVRRLDNRFLGWVAGGLPRLETQLTRGPDRIIRFTNLRLVAPKLTLTGSGIRRIDGTFQFEGAGRHADYGPLRLGLDGRIERPRLAIRLERPVDSLGLANVLLNLEPNPSGFAWRAEGGSTLGPFNGAGSILLPPGQPAIVQVAALNVSGTHASGALRSDADGFTGRLAVAGGGLEGTLLFNPVGGNQRIAVDLTANDAAFVGPPPVVIRRGTIRGVVLLDPGGTSVEGRIVARGVSRGPLSIASLDAQASLRGGTGQARIRIAGSRGRDFSFDALADIAPGRFRVSGSGTLDRRPLELVTPAMLTASEEGWRLAPTQFRFAGGSASLAGLFGLRTEIDAQLQAMPLSVLDIAWPDLGLGGIASGSVRYRSASPDAPPSGAADLRVRGLTRAGLVLTSRPVDLGLNARLDSGQAALRAVAVSEGRTIGRLQARIASVGNSGDLLTRLSYAPMRAQLRYNGPADTLWRLTGIELIDLSGPAAIAANMGGTLAVPVINGSVRTTGARLESAVTGMVIDNLAMSGQFGGSQLRITSFSGRTAGGGAVSGSGALDFAVVQGVGMNFDVRAENARLLDRDDIQAAVTGDLAIRSDGAGGSIGGDVRVTSGRFRLGSATSTAQIARLNVREVGGAAADLAPTVRHVAPWRLALGVVAPNRMNVTGLGMNSEWRAELQVAGTVTEPRITGDATLLHGTYDFAGRRFDLIRGNIRFQGESPVNPQLDIAAEARVRGLSAQIRVTGRSQRPEIAFTSTPALPQDELLSRILFGTSITNLSAPEAVQLASAVASLNDPRGGLDPINALRRGIGLDRLRILPADVTQGIGTQVAAGKYLGRRVYVEVITDGRGYSATTVEYQITRWLSILSSISTIGRESVNVRVSRDY